Below is a window of Plutella xylostella chromosome 15, ilPluXylo3.1, whole genome shotgun sequence DNA.
tgagaaattaaattaaaactccTGATTGCCCATTCAGATAATGGCCGAAACTGCGCACCTGGCTGTGTCAATGGACTTCATTTATTACAagcttttattaaatatggttTTTTTTGTAGATAAGATGAATTTTACAGGCAGACTGTACAGCTCAGTGTACAATGCAGACTGTCACACAATGTTGCAGTAACTTATTTCGGTGTTTAAGATTTAAAAACGGACTTGAGCAGCACTGGTCGTATTGTTTCTATAGTATAGGTATTTGAGGACCGAATGATAATGAACAAccgaaaacaaaacaaaatataggATACAATTagattaattttataagtgcCAAAGTCattctaaattaaaagttttcatagttaaaattattatgtttgtcaAAATAAGTTGACGATCAGTGGCCTGATTGGTTTGCCCATCATTGATTGGTTAGCCTTGTTGGGGCGTTTTCTTCATGGAGCCGAGGCCGAGACTCTTCAAGGCGGCCATCTGCTGCATGAAGCTGAGGCGAGAGGAGTTATCGTAGCAGTTCGATACGGAGCCTAATGTTACATCTGGAAAGGCAATATATACAATTGGGTACAGTAGGTGTGAGTAGCAGGCTGCAAGCGGTTCTAACCTTTAAGGTAAGCACCGGCCGATTCCCCGATAGTACATACATAATCACTGAACTGTTTGCAGTCTTTGGTGTGCTAAATAGGAATGCTTTACATCTTGTCGTACGTCAACCAAAATATATGCTACGCTGCGCTAGCgataactataaatatttacaaaactcACCCTAAGTAACACAAACTCATCTATTGGTAATGGTAATACGGCTCTCCGGTAAATCACGTCTATAATATACTTTAAGTACACAGTTCAGGAAAACTGGTGTAAACCAACCTCATCCAATAACAAAACACTCACTCCGTCCAGTGACACACGAGTACAAATCAACGTGGCAGTGGTTGATCATGACCTTGTGCTTGGCCTCTTTCATCTTCATGCTCGGGGACCAGATCTTGGCGCAGACTGGCTCGTAGGTGTCCACGCAGTAGGTGGGGCAGGTGTGGTTGCAGGCCTGCTCGCTGCCCAGGATGGAGAAGTCTGCCACTCGACGGTGAGGTTCGGCGGTTATGTTGCATGcttctttttttgtttctttgatttctttgaaataagtagtttttttactTTAGACGTGTAGAATAAACATGGGAAGGCCCTTAATACTTAATAGTTCATCATTGGTTACGATTATTTGGTGCTCTTGGCCTTTGGTCTCTATAAAGCATATTCACAGTCTGCAAAGTCCACTACAGAACCCTTCCTCAAGGCTGAAGGGTTCTTGCTATTATCTGCACGCTATAAACCCGCTTGGTTCGAAAATCCTTCAATGCAATACGTACACCTTGGTgtaaattgatattatttttgtttggttTGGTAGAGCATACCATTCGTTTCTATACCATACCTAATTCTTTAGCTAACCTTGATCAGataatatcataaaaattgTAGAAAAAACACTTCATAAATACATACTAGTTGTAGTACTAAGAACACACTGAGTTTTCTTCAAgtggcatatattgtgatacgtgtttattgatattatagtTCCATCAGTCGCTGTGACTACGCCACACACAGGGTCGTGTACTAACGAGCACTTGACGTCACAGTTGTCGGAATATACACCCCCTGTATCTATGAAAAAT
It encodes the following:
- the LOC105391220 gene encoding uncharacterized protein LOC105391220, which codes for MANSAAISGVRRGGCAGEIKETKKEACNITAEPHRRVADFSILGSEQACNHTCPTYCVDTYEPVCAKIWSPSMKMKEAKHKVMINHCHVDLYSCVTGRNVTLGSVSNCYDNSSRLSFMQQMAALKSLGLGSMKKTPQQG